In the Streptomyces sp. NBC_00193 genome, TTGCCACATCGGCCCACGGGAGCGGGTCCTGCACCCCCGCCAAATCGTGCGCGTGCTCGAAGCGCAGGACTCGGGCAAAGGTCTTCGGCGACAGGCCCATCTCGCCGCGAAACCGCTCGGTGAGGTACCGACGGCTCCAGCCGAGTTCCGCGGCGACCGCACCAACCTGGACGCAGCCCCGCGCGGCGATGAGGCGGCGCCAGGCCTCGGCCACCTCGGGGCGCACCCGGCGCACACGGTCTCCGCCGGCACCACGGACCACGGCTCGGAGGAGCAATTCGTCCAGCGCGGCGAACCGCGCCGCGCATCCTGTCGCCGCTCGGAGCCGGTCGACCAGCTCGACGCCGAGCGCGCCGAGAAGCGCCTCAAGTGGGACCAGTTGGTGGGCGAGCTCGGCGGCGGGCATGCCGTAGACGGCCCGAGCCCCGAGCGGCGTCAGCGATACCTGCACACCGTGCTGGCGTCCATCGTGGTGGATCGCAACGGACCGGCGCATCAGACCGCCGGCCACGCTGCCGAATCGGGTGACGGGTGACCCGTCGTCAACGCCCGCCGCGATCTCCAAAGGATCTGAAAGGCTGATCACCGCAGTCAGCGCGCGGCTCGGCGGACCGCAGTGCACCCCCGCCGGGAGCCCGCGGAGGTCGAAGCAGATGTACGAGTCGACGTACTGCCGTAATGCAGGCGCCGGACGTGCCCCGATCACGGTGGCCGTGTGGTGCTCCATTCTCGGCAGTGTACGAGCCACCGAACCCAGCTAGATCACCGCCCAAGGACTGATCACTGCCGTCTGCGCCCGGCGATACAGGTCCTACCGGCACCCCTGGCCCTCGCCGGAGCGTGGCAGGCCGCTTACGGGCGCGGCCCCGACCGGGTCCGCGCGTACAGCGAGGCCAT is a window encoding:
- a CDS encoding AraC family transcriptional regulator, with protein sequence MEHHTATVIGARPAPALRQYVDSYICFDLRGLPAGVHCGPPSRALTAVISLSDPLEIAAGVDDGSPVTRFGSVAGGLMRRSVAIHHDGRQHGVQVSLTPLGARAVYGMPAAELAHQLVPLEALLGALGVELVDRLRAATGCAARFAALDELLLRAVVRGAGGDRVRRVRPEVAEAWRRLIAARGCVQVGAVAAELGWSRRYLTERFRGEMGLSPKTFARVLRFEHAHDLAGVQDPLPWADVATLSGYADQAHLVRDWREFTGRSPAAWRRSEVLLGAG